The Deltaproteobacteria bacterium sequence AAAGGCAGCCCTTTTTCCGCCCACTGTTTCAGGATTTCAAAGGGTGCGGTGATGATATCGGAGCCCAGTTCCAGGGCATAGAGCAGGTGATCGATGGTCCGGACACTGGCAGTCAGCACCTCCACATGGCCGTCCCCCTGATGATACATGCGGATGATATTGGTGATCAAATCCATGCCGTTTTCCCCGCGATCATCCAGCCGGCCGATAAAGGGCGAAACAAAAACAGCCCCTTTTTTTGCCACCCGGGTGGCGGCATAGACGGCCGCGGCCTGCTCCTGGGAAAAACAGAGGGTCAGGTTGACCCGGAGACCAAGACCAACCGCCTGTTCGGCGGCCTTCAAACCTTCGTGGGAAGTGGGAAATTTGATATGGGCGTTGGAAATCCAGGAAAACATCTCCCGGCCCTGTTTAAGCATCTCCCCGGCCGTGGTCGAAGGATCGGCGTAGACTTCCACAGATACGGACCCTTGGGGGATCAGGGCTGAAATCTCCCGGACCACCTTCCTGTAAAACCCGAAGATTTCCACCGCACTGAATCGGCTCCCTTTTTCAAGCCGCTGGCGGGCCTCGGGATTTTTGGAAATAAGGGTGGGATTGGTCGTCTGGCCGTCGAGGAATCCCAGAGAGGCGATGATTTCCCTGGTCTCTTCCGGGTTCCCTCCATCCAGGAATATGCGGGTCTTGAGGTTTTCCGGTCTCATAACAATTCCCTTACCTTTCTGATAATGGCCTCTTTCCCGATTTCTTCATAGGCCAGGAGTTCCTCCGGTGTCCCGCTCCCCGGGATGCGCTGCACGGCCAGGGACTGGATGGCCACCTGCGCACCGGCCAGGGCACTCCGGACCGCTTCCCCCAGGCCCCCTTCGGGGTGATGGTCCTCGACCGTGATCATGGCCCTGGTCTCGGCGGCGGCTTTTTTAAGTGCAGCTTCATCCAGGGGTTTGATGCTGTAAAGGTCCAGGACGCGCAATAAGATTCCCTGATCCTTTAACGCCGCATAAGCCTTCAGGGCCTCGAAGAGAGTGATACCTGCCGCCACGACCGTGATCCGATCCTGGCTGCTTTCCCGCAGGACCTTGGACCCGCCGATCCGGAAAGGTTCTTCCTTTGTATAAAGGATCGGCGTGGCCATGCGGGTGGTCCGGATATAAACGATTCCTTTATGCTGGGCGGCTGCTTCCACCAGGCGCTCGGTGGAGAAAGCATCGGAAGGGTAGAGGACTACGCTGTCCGAAATAGTCCGGAACTGGGCGATATCTTCCAGACCCATCTGGGAAGGTCCATCCTCGCCAATGGACACACCGGCATGGGAGCCGCAAAATTTGATATCGGCTTTGGAATATTGGGCCATACGGATTTGATCAAAGGCCCGGGTGAAAAAGGCGGCAAAGGTGGAAACAAAAGGAATCCTGCCCCGGGTGGAGAGACCCAGGGCTGTGCCGACCATGTTCTGTTCAGCCACGTACATCTCGAAAAACCGTTCCGGATAAGCCTCTTGAAAGATCTCGGCATAAGTCGAATTGCTGACCTCGGCATCGAGGACCACCAAATCCGGAAATCGGGGATAGATCCGCTTTAAGGCCGCTCCGTAGGCCTTGCGGGTGGCCACCGGCTTATCGGGTTCATAGAGGGGCGGGGCGATCTTTTGTGGAAGGATTTTCCCCGGCCTCAGATCCTCGGGCCGGGCAATCTCACCCCGAATGGTTTTGTCGGTCACGGCTAATTCTTGCAAGGCCTGTTCCAGTTCTCCGGCATTCAAGGCTTTTCCATGCCAGCCGTTTTTGTCCTCCACCAGGGAAACCCCTTTGCCTTTGATGGTCCTGGCAATGATCATGACCGGGCGGTCTTTGGCCGACAAGGCCTTTTGATAGGCCGGAAGAATTTGGTCAAAGTCGTGCCCGTCGATCAGGATGGTTTCCCAGCCGAAGGCGGCAATGCGTTCCTGGTAGGCCATCAGGTTGCGTCCGTAGAGGGTTTCCCCGCGCTGGCCGAGACGATTGCAGTCGATGATGCCGATAAGGTTATTTAATTTATAATGGGCGGCAATCTCCAGGGCCTCCCACTGGGAACCTTCGGCCATTTCGCTGTCCCCCAGGAGGCAATAGGTCCGGTAGGGCAGTCTGTCCAGGTATTTGGCATTCAAGGCCATTCCCAACCCGATGGATAGCCCCTGGCCCAGGGACCCGGTGGCGGCCTCGGTGTAACGGAAGGTGGCCGTAGGATGGCCCTCGAGGGGGCTGCCGAATTTTCTCAAGGAGAGGAGTTCGGACTCACTGACTTTGCCGGCAGCGGCCCAAAGGGTATAAAAAAGGGGAGAGGCGTGTCCTTTGGAAAAAATAATCCGGTCGTTGTTGGGGTGATCCGGTTGATCCGGATCAAAGTGAAAGATGCCGCTAAACATCAGGCCGGTCATCAGATCCGCGGCCGACAAGGAGGAAGTGGGATGACCCGAGCCGGCCGCAGTGGTGGAAACCAGGGAAAAATAACGGACCAAGGCAGCCAACTTTTCCAGTTTTTCTTTAGGTACCATGATTATTCCTTTTCCTCTTTAACCGCACAACGCCCCATGGCCTCCTGATAGCGCTGCAGACCGGGCAAGATCCAACTGCGTCCATCCCGGGCGATTAGTTCGTCTGCCGATTCCGGTCCCCAGGTACCGGCCTGGTAGTTGGGAAAATTGCCCGGGACCATCGACCCCCAGGCCTCCAGGACAGGGGTAATGACGGCCCAGGCCGCTTCGGCCTGATCCCCCCGCATGAAAAGGGTCAGATTGCCCCGCATCACTTCCAAAAGCAGGGTTTCATAGGCTTCAGGAGATGGCCCTCTGAAGGCCTCCTTATAATAAAACTCCATATCCACCGGACTTAAACGCATAGGCGATCCCGGATGCTTGGCTTGAAAGCGAAGGACAATACCCTCCAGGGGCTGGATAGAGATGATCAGACGATTCGGTCCCCGGTCATAGGACGGAGAGGAGGGAAAAATCTGGTGGGGCACAGGCCGAAACTGAATATTGACCTCTGAAACCCTGGCCGGCAGACGTTTCCCGGTACGCAAATAAAAAGGTACGTCCTGCCAGCGCCAGTTGTCCACAAAAAGTTTGAGGGCTCCGAAGGTCTCGGTTGACGATTCGGGAGAGACATTTCTTTCCTG is a genomic window containing:
- a CDS encoding transketolase; the protein is MVPKEKLEKLAALVRYFSLVSTTAAGSGHPTSSLSAADLMTGLMFSGIFHFDPDQPDHPNNDRIIFSKGHASPLFYTLWAAAGKVSESELLSLRKFGSPLEGHPTATFRYTEAATGSLGQGLSIGLGMALNAKYLDRLPYRTYCLLGDSEMAEGSQWEALEIAAHYKLNNLIGIIDCNRLGQRGETLYGRNLMAYQERIAAFGWETILIDGHDFDQILPAYQKALSAKDRPVMIIARTIKGKGVSLVEDKNGWHGKALNAGELEQALQELAVTDKTIRGEIARPEDLRPGKILPQKIAPPLYEPDKPVATRKAYGAALKRIYPRFPDLVVLDAEVSNSTYAEIFQEAYPERFFEMYVAEQNMVGTALGLSTRGRIPFVSTFAAFFTRAFDQIRMAQYSKADIKFCGSHAGVSIGEDGPSQMGLEDIAQFRTISDSVVLYPSDAFSTERLVEAAAQHKGIVYIRTTRMATPILYTKEEPFRIGGSKVLRESSQDRITVVAAGITLFEALKAYAALKDQGILLRVLDLYSIKPLDEAALKKAAAETRAMITVEDHHPEGGLGEAVRSALAGAQVAIQSLAVQRIPGSGTPEELLAYEEIGKEAIIRKVRELL
- a CDS encoding transaldolase is translated as MRPENLKTRIFLDGGNPEETREIIASLGFLDGQTTNPTLISKNPEARQRLEKGSRFSAVEIFGFYRKVVREISALIPQGSVSVEVYADPSTTAGEMLKQGREMFSWISNAHIKFPTSHEGLKAAEQAVGLGLRVNLTLCFSQEQAAAVYAATRVAKKGAVFVSPFIGRLDDRGENGMDLITNIIRMYHQGDGHVEVLTASVRTIDHLLYALELGSDIITAPFEILKQWAEKGLP